A region of Petrotoga miotherma DSM 10691 DNA encodes the following proteins:
- a CDS encoding DUF2922 domain-containing protein: MRRLRMKFYDSAEGKSKTLSVDGVLETLTQAEIEPIMQSLIGVLVPTTAQVDEAEIVETTTNEVFNLIQ; this comes from the coding sequence ATGAGAAGATTAAGAATGAAATTCTATGACTCAGCAGAAGGAAAAAGCAAAACCCTATCAGTAGACGGAGTATTAGAAACACTAACGCAAGCAGAAATAGAACCAATAATGCAAAGCTTGATAGGCGTATTAGTACCAACAACCGCACAAGTAGACGAAGCAGAAATCGTTGAAACAACGACAAATGAAGTATTCAACCTCATTCAATAA